The DNA region GCGTGGACCTCAGCGATGTCACCTACGAGGTCAACGGACAGACAAGGACGGTGGATCAGTACATGGCCGACGGCGCGACCAACGCCATCGGGTTCATGCACGACGGCGAGTTCGTGTACGACGCATATCAGAACGGCTTCACGGAGGACACCCGTCACCAGATGTGGTCGGTTACCAAGTCCGTGACCACGTCACTGGTGGGGATCGCCGTCGGCGAAGGGCGTATCGACTCCATCTTCGACCCGATCGGGAAGTACATCCCGGAGACCGCCGGCACGGCGTGGGAGGGCACCACCGTCGAGGATCTGCTCCAGATGGAGTCGGGCATCTACTGGGTCGATGTCCCTGTGCACCAGCCCGAAGAGCTGATCCTGATGGGACTCGACTTCCACACCAACGGCTTGTACGGGATGACCCGCAACGATTACCTGTTGCAGCTGACCCGGGTCTCCGAGGCGGGCGCGTACTACCGGTACAACAGCGCCGACGCCCAGATGCTGACGTGGTTGCTCGAGAACGTCTACGCCGAGTCGTACTCCACGATCCTGTCCGAGAAGCTGTGGCAACCGGCGGGGATGGA from Actinomycetota bacterium includes:
- a CDS encoding serine hydrolase; its protein translation is VDLSDVTYEVNGQTRTVDQYMADGATNAIGFMHDGEFVYDAYQNGFTEDTRHQMWSVTKSVTTSLVGIAVGEGRIDSIFDPIGKYIPETAGTAWEGTTVEDLLQMESGIYWVDVPVHQPEELILMGLDFHTNGLYGMTRNDYLLQLTRVSEAGAYYRYNSADAQMLTWLLENVYAESYSTILSEKLWQPAGMEDDALIMVDREGHAFASMGLFATTKDMVRFGELFRNGGRNLDGEQVVPEAWVEASHDYSEETGGPRGYMWPEWSDGYTASGYGHQRVSVAPALNMTGVRFGNDPVDSIAPKEWEAVYLAVAAALAGG